The Candidatus Arthromitus sp. SFB-mouse-Japan genome includes a region encoding these proteins:
- the selB gene encoding selenocysteine-specific translation elongation factor produces MKNIILGTAGHIDHGKTSLIKCLTNIDTDSLEEEKRRGISINLGFAFFDLPCKIRVGVIDVPGHEKFIKNMIAGSVGIDIVLLVIACDDSIKPQTREHIDILSFLNIDKGIIVLTKRDLVDDEWYEFIKSEIKNELKGTFLENSVVVGFSSKTRDGYDELVNEIERLIDYDDYKSSDGIFRMPIDRCFSLSGFGTIVTGTIMSGKISLNESIFIYPSGIECKVRNIQVYEENKKEAFSGQRCAINLSNVKKEIKRGDVVSTNASLALSYMIDCRFYSVKNLSKDILNGQRVRFLHGTSEVMGRIHILDKENIGKNSEAYVQIHLEKPILCLKDDRYVVRMYSPVLTIGGGYIINPLAKRIKDNNVKYLEEVKIKEKELNEEYLALLIENDKNYIIDIKYICKNYLLLEDEILDKFDILVSNGILIDFHDGNNRYFIHKNNLDKIYLEIKNILTEYHSKNKFRIGFLKEELRGKLNLKEFKPKIYMLILNYFEDMGYIKSTSKYISLSDFKIELSNDINKMIDGIINEYKESKFVPPKIKDLENKFDCKDFMEVHYYLEEIGVLYKVNSEMYVLREDFISARDRIINFIAKNGFIDLNLAKELLNSNRKYSVFFLEHLDQLKITVRKDNIRVLF; encoded by the coding sequence TTGAAAAATATTATATTAGGTACAGCGGGACATATTGATCATGGGAAGACCTCGCTTATAAAATGTTTAACTAATATTGATACTGATTCATTAGAAGAAGAGAAAAGAAGAGGAATATCTATAAATTTGGGATTTGCTTTTTTTGATTTGCCATGTAAAATTAGGGTAGGAGTTATAGATGTTCCTGGACATGAAAAGTTTATTAAAAATATGATAGCAGGTTCAGTTGGAATTGATATAGTTCTCTTAGTTATTGCTTGCGATGATAGTATAAAGCCTCAAACTAGAGAACATATAGATATTTTAAGTTTTCTTAATATTGATAAGGGAATAATTGTCCTAACTAAAAGAGATTTAGTTGATGATGAGTGGTATGAGTTTATAAAAAGTGAAATAAAAAATGAATTAAAAGGTACTTTTTTAGAAAATTCTGTTGTTGTGGGGTTTTCATCTAAAACTAGAGATGGATATGATGAACTTGTTAATGAAATAGAAAGATTAATTGATTATGATGATTATAAGAGTTCTGATGGTATATTTAGGATGCCTATTGATAGGTGTTTTAGTTTGAGTGGTTTTGGAACTATTGTAACAGGAACTATAATGTCTGGTAAAATTAGTTTAAATGAGAGTATATTTATATATCCATCTGGTATTGAGTGTAAGGTTCGTAATATTCAAGTTTATGAGGAAAATAAAAAAGAGGCATTCTCAGGTCAGAGGTGTGCAATAAATTTATCTAATGTTAAGAAGGAAATAAAAAGAGGAGATGTTGTATCAACAAATGCTTCATTAGCTTTAAGCTATATGATAGATTGTAGGTTTTATTCAGTTAAAAATTTAAGTAAAGATATATTAAATGGCCAGAGAGTACGTTTTCTCCATGGAACTAGTGAAGTAATGGGTAGAATACATATTTTAGATAAAGAAAATATTGGGAAAAATTCTGAGGCTTATGTTCAAATTCATTTAGAGAAACCTATTTTATGTTTAAAGGATGATAGATATGTGGTTAGAATGTATTCTCCTGTATTAACAATTGGTGGGGGGTACATTATAAATCCATTAGCTAAAAGGATTAAAGATAATAACGTAAAATATTTAGAAGAAGTTAAAATAAAAGAGAAGGAGCTAAACGAAGAATACTTAGCATTATTAATTGAAAATGATAAGAATTATATAATTGATATTAAATATATTTGTAAAAATTATTTATTATTAGAAGATGAAATCTTAGATAAATTTGATATCTTGGTTAGTAATGGTATATTGATTGATTTTCACGATGGGAATAATAGATATTTTATTCATAAAAATAATTTAGATAAGATTTATTTAGAAATTAAAAATATACTTACTGAATATCATTCTAAAAATAAATTCAGAATTGGTTTTTTAAAAGAAGAATTAAGAGGTAAATTGAATTTAAAAGAATTTAAGCCTAAAATTTATATGCTTATACTTAATTATTTTGAAGATATGGGATATATAAAGTCTACATCAAAATATATTTCATTGAGTGATTTTAAAATAGAGTTATCAAATGACATAAATAAAATGATTGATGGAATTATTAATGAATATAAGGAGTCTAAGTTTGTACCACCTAAGATTAAGGATTTAGAGAATAAGTTTGATTGTAAGGATTTTATGGAGGTACATTATTATTTAGAGGAAATTGGAGTTTTATACAAAGTTAATTCAGAGATGTATGTTTTAAGGGAAGATTTTATATCTGCAAGAGATAGGATAATTAATTTTATAGCAAAAAATGGGTTTATTGACCTTAATTTGGCAAAAGAACTTTTAAATTCTAACAGGAAATATTCTGTTTTTTTTCTTGAACATTTAGATCAATTAAAGATAACTGTAAGGAAAGATAATATTAGGGTTTTGTTTTGA
- a CDS encoding helix-hairpin-helix domain-containing protein — MFKKDNLVKVVSMGIVGIVFLSVFFIYNKSAKNSYNEVVSLNEFIHDDKNQDEIIENNFYLSEEDNIKKTIFVEVKGEVLNPNVYKMEEGSIVYDLILMAGGITDKGSLDDINQAREIKNGECIIVRSIDDEGVLDKQDFVDSRFNETSYRHSGSDNNSFLININTASKEELKTLNGIGDVLADSIIEYREENGVFESIDDIKNVSRIGSKTFEKFRDKITV, encoded by the coding sequence ATGTTTAAAAAAGATAATTTGGTTAAAGTTGTATCTATGGGTATAGTTGGAATTGTATTTTTATCGGTATTTTTTATTTACAATAAATCAGCTAAAAATAGTTACAATGAAGTTGTTTCTTTAAATGAATTTATTCATGATGATAAAAATCAAGATGAAATCATTGAAAATAATTTTTATTTATCAGAGGAGGATAACATTAAGAAGACTATTTTTGTTGAGGTTAAAGGTGAAGTTCTGAATCCGAATGTGTACAAGATGGAAGAGGGGAGTATTGTTTATGATTTGATTTTGATGGCAGGAGGTATTACAGATAAAGGTAGTCTTGATGATATTAATCAGGCACGTGAAATTAAAAATGGAGAATGTATTATTGTACGTTCTATAGATGATGAGGGGGTTTTAGATAAGCAAGATTTTGTAGATAGTCGATTTAACGAGACATCTTATAGGCATAGTGGGAGTGATAATAATTCATTTCTTATTAATATTAATACTGCATCAAAGGAAGAGCTTAAGACTTTAAATGGAATTGGCGATGTTTTAGCAGATTCTATTATAGAGTATAGGGAAGAGAATGGAGTATTTGAATCTATTGATGATATAAAGAATGTATCTCGTATTGGGAGTAAGACTTTTGAAAAATTTAGAGATAAAATAACAGTTTAA
- the selD gene encoding selenide, water dikinase SelD codes for MYSKYKLTHLSQTSGUGAKIEPEVLSNILDKLPVFNDKNLIVGFENNDDAAVYKFGDDLGIISTLDFFTPIVDDPYVFGQIAAANSLSDVYAMGGIPVLCLNIVGFPKCLPIEVLCDILKGSADKVKEAGAIVTGGHSIQDNEPKFGLSVIGKVCPDSVYKNYGAKIGDKLVLTKRLGVGTIITAIKGEICSDDAYNDAVASMTTLNKYAYEASIGIKINACTDITGFSLLGHGYEMAYGSKVSLHLDKKSIPVIESSIEYLRNGFIPEGTYSNKKYLSNNVYCKCEEWVEDILFEPQTSGGLLFSVEEDDLERFKKNLESRHVFYKVIGEVRKLEDKFLYVE; via the coding sequence ATGTATAGCAAATATAAACTTACACACCTTAGTCAAACTTCTGGGTGAGGAGCTAAGATAGAGCCGGAGGTTCTTTCGAATATTTTAGATAAATTACCAGTTTTTAATGATAAAAATTTAATTGTTGGATTCGAAAATAATGATGATGCGGCTGTATATAAGTTCGGGGATGATTTAGGAATTATATCTACCTTAGATTTTTTTACTCCAATAGTTGATGATCCATATGTTTTTGGACAAATTGCTGCTGCAAATTCTTTAAGTGATGTTTATGCTATGGGAGGAATACCTGTACTTTGCCTAAATATTGTTGGTTTTCCTAAATGTCTTCCTATTGAGGTTTTATGTGATATTTTAAAAGGTAGTGCAGATAAGGTAAAAGAGGCTGGGGCTATCGTTACTGGAGGTCATTCAATTCAAGATAATGAACCTAAATTTGGACTTTCTGTTATTGGTAAAGTTTGTCCTGATAGTGTTTATAAAAATTATGGAGCGAAGATTGGAGATAAGCTTGTTCTAACTAAAAGGCTTGGTGTTGGGACGATTATTACGGCGATAAAAGGAGAGATTTGTTCTGACGATGCTTATAATGATGCTGTTGCTTCAATGACTACTTTAAATAAATATGCGTATGAGGCTTCCATTGGTATAAAAATAAATGCTTGTACAGATATAACAGGATTTTCACTTTTAGGTCATGGATATGAGATGGCATATGGTTCTAAAGTTTCATTACATTTGGATAAAAAAAGTATTCCAGTGATTGAAAGTTCTATTGAATACTTAAGAAATGGATTTATTCCAGAAGGTACGTATTCTAATAAAAAATACCTATCCAATAATGTTTATTGCAAATGTGAAGAGTGGGTCGAGGATATATTATTTGAACCACAAACGTCTGGAGGATTATTGTTTTCTGTTGAAGAAGATGATTTGGAAAGGTTTAAGAAAAATTTGGAGAGTAGACACGTTTTTTACAAAGTGATTGGCGAGGTTAGAAAACTTGAAGATAAATTTTTATATGTAGAATAA
- the groES gene encoding co-chaperone GroES: MNIRPLADRVVLKRLEAEEKTKSGIVLAGSAKEKPQEAEVIAVGPGGVTIDGKEIKMEVKVGDKVLISKYSGTEVKVDKEEYIIVKQEDILAVVE, translated from the coding sequence ATGAATATAAGACCACTTGCAGATAGAGTTGTTCTTAAAAGACTGGAAGCAGAAGAAAAAACAAAATCAGGAATAGTTTTAGCGGGTAGTGCTAAAGAAAAACCGCAAGAAGCAGAAGTTATAGCTGTTGGACCTGGTGGGGTTACAATAGATGGTAAGGAAATAAAAATGGAAGTTAAAGTTGGAGATAAAGTTTTAATCTCTAAGTATTCAGGTACTGAGGTTAAGGTAGATAAAGAGGAATATATAATAGTTAAACAAGAAGATATATTGGCTGTTGTTGAATAA
- the thrS gene encoding threonine--tRNA ligase, protein MIEIILKDGSKKEIDSPISVIDFARSISNGLAKIATCAEIDGKIVDLRYVIERDCSVNILTFNDENGKQAFWHTTSHVLAQAVKRLFPDAKIAIGPSIDNGFYYDFDIDTPFSQDDLNKIEEEMKKISKDNLSIDRFVLNRDEAISKMSKYNEIYKIELINDISDECEISFYKQGEFEDLCSGPHLLSTGPIKAIKLLSATGAYWRGNEKNKMLTRIYGISFPKASMLTEYLDKLEDAKKRDHNKIGRELEFFTTNEFIGQGLPLLMPKGAKLMQILQRFVEDEEERRGYVLTRTPTFAKSDLYKISGHWDHYRDGMFVLGDEEKDTEVFALRPMTCPFQFMIYKASPKSYRDLPIRYGETAVLSRNEASGEMHGLIRVRQFTLSDGHIVCTNDQLEDEFRSAVDLVKYIMECLGINEDVTYRFSKWDKENKDKYIGEAEVWEETQNNMKQILDNLNLNYKEQDGEAAFYGPKLDIQFKNVHGKEDTIITIQIDFSLAERFGMFYIDSDGKKKHPMIIHRSSIGCYERTIAMLIEKYAGALPTWLSPIQVRVLPISEKFNDYAKKVTDKLKNLGIRVECDYRYEKIGYKIREARIEKIPYLLIVGEKEQESGSVSVRDRFNGDRGIVRLGEFIDSINEEILSKK, encoded by the coding sequence ATGATAGAGATTATTCTTAAGGATGGATCTAAAAAGGAAATAGATTCTCCTATAAGTGTAATTGACTTTGCAAGGTCTATTAGCAATGGTTTGGCAAAAATTGCCACATGTGCTGAAATTGATGGTAAAATTGTAGACTTGAGATATGTAATTGAAAGAGATTGTAGTGTTAATATATTAACATTTAATGATGAAAATGGTAAGCAAGCATTTTGGCATACTACGAGTCATGTGTTAGCCCAAGCTGTAAAGAGATTATTTCCTGATGCAAAAATCGCGATAGGACCTAGTATTGATAATGGATTTTACTATGATTTTGACATAGATACTCCTTTTTCACAGGATGATCTTAATAAGATCGAAGAAGAGATGAAAAAAATATCCAAAGATAACCTATCAATTGATAGATTTGTTTTAAATAGAGATGAAGCAATTAGTAAAATGAGTAAATATAATGAGATTTATAAGATTGAACTTATAAATGATATAAGTGATGAATGTGAGATTTCTTTTTATAAACAAGGAGAATTTGAGGATTTATGTTCAGGACCACATTTATTATCCACAGGTCCTATTAAGGCAATTAAATTACTGAGTGCTACTGGAGCTTATTGGAGAGGAAATGAAAAAAATAAAATGCTTACTCGTATTTATGGAATATCATTTCCTAAGGCCAGTATGTTAACAGAGTATTTAGATAAACTTGAGGATGCTAAAAAGAGGGATCATAATAAAATAGGAAGAGAGCTTGAATTTTTTACTACAAATGAATTTATAGGTCAAGGATTACCGCTTCTTATGCCTAAAGGAGCAAAACTTATGCAAATTCTTCAGAGGTTTGTTGAAGATGAAGAAGAGAGGAGGGGGTATGTTCTTACTAGGACTCCTACTTTTGCTAAAAGTGATTTATATAAAATATCTGGACATTGGGATCACTATAGAGATGGTATGTTTGTTTTAGGAGATGAGGAGAAGGATACAGAAGTATTTGCTTTGAGGCCTATGACTTGTCCATTTCAGTTTATGATATATAAAGCATCTCCCAAAAGTTATAGAGACCTTCCTATAAGATATGGTGAAACGGCAGTTCTTAGTAGGAACGAGGCATCTGGAGAAATGCATGGTCTTATACGTGTAAGACAATTTACTTTGTCAGATGGACATATAGTTTGCACAAATGATCAGCTTGAGGATGAATTTAGATCAGCTGTAGATTTAGTAAAATACATAATGGAATGCCTCGGAATCAATGAAGATGTTACTTATAGATTTTCAAAGTGGGATAAGGAAAACAAAGATAAGTATATAGGTGAAGCGGAAGTCTGGGAAGAAACTCAGAATAATATGAAGCAAATATTAGATAATCTTAATCTGAATTATAAAGAACAAGATGGAGAGGCCGCATTCTATGGACCAAAGCTTGATATACAATTTAAGAATGTTCATGGTAAGGAAGATACAATAATAACAATCCAGATAGATTTCAGTTTAGCTGAGAGATTTGGTATGTTTTATATAGATTCAGATGGTAAGAAAAAACATCCTATGATAATTCATAGAAGTTCTATAGGATGTTACGAGAGAACAATTGCCATGCTCATTGAAAAATATGCTGGTGCTCTTCCAACTTGGTTGAGTCCGATTCAAGTTAGGGTATTACCTATTTCTGAGAAATTTAATGATTATGCGAAAAAAGTTACAGATAAGCTTAAAAATTTAGGGATTAGGGTAGAATGTGATTATAGATATGAAAAAATAGGATATAAAATAAGGGAAGCAAGGATTGAGAAGATTCCGTATTTATTGATAGTTGGAGAAAAGGAGCAAGAATCAGGAAGTGTGTCTGTTAGGGATAGATTCAATGGTGATAGAGGCATTGTTAGATTAGGGGAATTTATAGATAGTATAAATGAAGAAATACTTAGCAAAAAATAG
- a CDS encoding M28 family metallopeptidase encodes MKKFKNIFKFLNTLLLFIFITSNITVIKTYPYSQNTLTFGEDAIKHISYLSKTPRISGTKSILNAQKYIKNEFQKCGYEVQEQIFNWPLINSKNITSKNIIASKKGLNNNQIIIGAHYDSTSSNGADDNASGVSALLEIAQKLNKITLPYNIKFIAFDAEELGLFGSRHYVKNMTNDEKSNTLLYINIDSILTGDDLYIYGNNGNKGWFRDEVIEISKNENINIKTSPKLISNNDDEISILEGECYDYSDHVYFRYEGIPFAYFESTSWDDINMHTGYPRYRNKEFGMIIHSYKDNLNYILNNIEKKSLNNLSNCISLLYKTILNRNKQLIIITDTNDQSNLENIKYDLYHNNKIIKTLSHNGSNKIEIFDLPKGRYKLKQVNNTNLNLKCPLDNNYFNVSDNGTIHLFYEDVKNTVKTKDYDGILIQIYGDTFDDPKTSIDELYKDFIKIKKLSPKVIYNKDFSLKEIKSTIKEYNKNNFQNDDEIIPTFMNIPIENNFLKINHRLLVKFLTSILITIFCSNIYKTQKSKFL; translated from the coding sequence ATGAAAAAATTTAAAAATATTTTTAAATTCCTTAATACATTATTGCTTTTCATATTTATAACTTCAAATATTACAGTTATTAAAACATATCCTTATTCACAAAATACACTAACATTTGGGGAAGATGCTATAAAACACATTTCTTATTTATCTAAAACCCCACGTATAAGTGGAACAAAATCAATCTTAAATGCCCAAAAATACATTAAAAATGAATTTCAAAAATGTGGATATGAAGTTCAAGAACAAATATTTAATTGGCCTCTCATTAATTCAAAAAATATAACATCCAAAAATATTATCGCTTCTAAAAAAGGTTTAAATAATAATCAAATAATTATCGGAGCACATTACGACTCTACCTCATCAAATGGGGCAGATGATAATGCATCAGGTGTATCTGCTCTTTTAGAAATAGCTCAAAAATTAAATAAAATAACACTCCCTTATAACATAAAATTCATAGCCTTCGATGCAGAAGAACTAGGGCTATTTGGTTCTAGACATTATGTTAAAAATATGACCAATGATGAAAAATCAAATACCTTATTATACATAAATATTGATAGTATATTAACTGGAGATGACCTCTACATATACGGAAATAACGGAAACAAAGGATGGTTTAGAGACGAGGTTATTGAAATTTCAAAAAATGAAAACATAAATATAAAGACTAGTCCTAAATTAATATCCAATAACGATGATGAAATTTCAATTTTAGAAGGTGAATGTTACGATTACAGTGATCATGTATACTTTAGATACGAAGGCATACCCTTTGCGTATTTCGAATCTACAAGTTGGGATGATATAAATATGCATACTGGATATCCTAGATACAGAAATAAAGAATTTGGAATGATTATTCATTCATATAAAGATAATCTAAACTATATATTAAACAACATTGAGAAAAAATCATTAAATAACTTATCAAATTGTATATCACTCCTATATAAAACTATCTTAAATAGAAATAAACAATTAATTATAATAACTGATACAAATGATCAATCAAATCTTGAAAATATAAAATACGATCTCTATCATAACAATAAAATAATTAAAACTTTATCTCATAATGGATCAAACAAAATAGAGATATTCGATTTACCAAAAGGTAGATATAAATTAAAACAAGTTAATAATACAAATTTAAATTTAAAATGTCCTTTAGATAATAACTATTTTAATGTAAGTGATAATGGAACAATTCATTTATTTTATGAAGATGTTAAAAATACTGTAAAAACAAAAGATTATGATGGAATATTGATACAAATATATGGTGATACATTTGATGATCCAAAAACTTCTATAGATGAATTATACAAAGATTTTATCAAAATTAAAAAGCTATCACCAAAAGTTATCTACAACAAAGATTTTTCATTAAAAGAAATCAAATCAACAATCAAAGAATATAATAAAAATAATTTTCAAAATGATGATGAAATCATACCAACATTCATGAACATTCCAATTGAAAATAATTTTTTAAAAATAAATCATCGATTATTAGTCAAATTTTTAACATCAATACTAATAACAATATTTTGCTCAAACATCTATAAAACACAAAAAAGCAAGTTTTTATAA
- a CDS encoding peptidylprolyl isomerase, with the protein MNKNPIGVMVIENFGEIKFELYPEIAPVTVTNFIDLVNKGYYNGLTFHRIIKDFVIQGGCPLGSGVGGPGYSIKGEFKINGVKNDIKHELGVLSMARANDPNSGGSQFFIMVGNSPHLDGSYAAFGKVTDGIEIILNIANEEVFGDTPKNKPIINKIEIDTFGVDYVLSEDQKIK; encoded by the coding sequence ATGAATAAAAATCCTATTGGAGTTATGGTAATAGAAAATTTTGGGGAAATTAAATTTGAGTTATATCCAGAAATTGCACCAGTTACTGTTACGAATTTTATAGACTTAGTAAATAAAGGATATTATAATGGACTAACTTTTCATAGAATTATAAAAGATTTTGTAATTCAGGGAGGATGTCCTTTAGGATCAGGAGTTGGAGGACCAGGATACTCTATAAAGGGTGAATTTAAGATAAATGGAGTTAAAAATGATATAAAGCACGAACTTGGAGTTTTATCTATGGCAAGAGCAAATGATCCAAATTCTGGAGGGAGTCAGTTTTTTATAATGGTTGGTAATTCGCCACATTTAGATGGGAGTTATGCAGCATTTGGAAAGGTTACTGATGGTATTGAAATTATTTTAAATATTGCAAATGAAGAGGTATTTGGGGATACTCCTAAAAACAAACCAATTATAAATAAAATAGAAATTGATACTTTTGGAGTAGATTATGTATTATCTGAGGATCAAAAAATTAAGTAG
- the selA gene encoding L-seryl-tRNA(Sec) selenium transferase, with amino-acid sequence MLLKNLYKKIPKVDELLSLDNVKEALELYPREVVLNILRNILNTYREMIRDGKVFDISFQIISHIFNDELRKELRYSIRKVINATGVIVHTNLGRSKICEDGIRHMIEVAENYSNLEYDLEQGSRGNRYSHVEGIICRVIGCESALVVNNNAAAIMIVLDTLCRNTEVIVSRGELVEIGGSFRIPDVMKFSGAILKEVGCTNRTHLFDYENEINDNTSAFLKVHSSNYYIGGFTKKVSIKDLSELKEKYRKIIIEDIGSGSIIDLSKYGIRFEGNLVQTSLMDGADIVTFSGDKMLGGPQAGIIVGKKHLIDKIKKNHLLRALRVDKFILASLESTFRCYLDEKFAIKNIPTLKMITYELGFLKKNALELLERLNKIKGFNIKVDKGFSIIGGGSMPREKIGTYVLLIKHDNMSVYEIERRLRNNTIPIIVRIEDNFVKLDVRTIEKCEFDEIYRAFIKLEC; translated from the coding sequence ATGTTATTGAAAAATTTATATAAGAAGATTCCTAAGGTTGATGAATTATTGAGTTTGGATAATGTTAAAGAGGCACTTGAGTTATATCCGAGGGAAGTTGTATTGAATATATTAAGAAATATTTTAAATACATACCGAGAGATGATTAGGGATGGAAAAGTTTTTGATATAAGTTTTCAAATAATATCACATATATTTAATGATGAATTACGTAAGGAATTGAGATATAGCATTAGGAAAGTTATTAATGCAACTGGTGTAATAGTACATACAAATCTTGGAAGAAGTAAAATATGTGAAGATGGCATTAGGCATATGATTGAGGTTGCAGAAAATTATTCAAATTTGGAGTATGATTTAGAACAAGGATCAAGGGGTAATAGATATTCTCATGTTGAGGGAATTATATGCAGAGTTATTGGTTGTGAGTCAGCTCTTGTTGTAAATAATAATGCAGCAGCTATAATGATTGTATTAGATACTTTGTGTAGGAATACAGAGGTAATTGTTTCAAGGGGAGAACTTGTTGAGATTGGAGGATCTTTTAGAATTCCTGATGTTATGAAGTTTAGTGGAGCTATATTGAAAGAAGTAGGGTGTACTAATAGAACTCATTTATTTGATTATGAGAATGAGATAAATGATAATACTAGTGCTTTTCTTAAAGTGCATTCTTCTAATTATTATATTGGAGGTTTCACGAAAAAAGTTAGTATTAAAGATTTAAGTGAACTTAAGGAGAAGTATAGAAAAATAATAATTGAAGATATTGGTAGCGGTTCTATAATAGATTTGTCTAAATATGGCATTAGATTTGAAGGTAATTTAGTTCAGACATCTCTGATGGATGGCGCTGATATTGTAACTTTTAGTGGTGATAAAATGCTGGGTGGACCACAAGCAGGAATTATTGTTGGTAAGAAACATTTGATTGATAAAATAAAGAAGAATCATTTGTTGAGAGCTTTGAGAGTTGATAAGTTTATTCTTGCTTCTTTGGAATCAACTTTTAGATGTTATTTAGATGAAAAGTTCGCGATTAAGAATATACCCACTCTTAAGATGATTACATATGAATTAGGATTTTTAAAAAAAAATGCTCTTGAGTTACTTGAGAGACTTAATAAAATAAAAGGTTTTAATATAAAAGTTGATAAGGGATTTTCTATTATAGGTGGAGGATCTATGCCAAGAGAGAAAATAGGAACGTATGTTTTATTAATTAAACATGATAATATGTCTGTATATGAAATTGAAAGAAGGTTAAGAAACAATACCATTCCTATTATAGTAAGAATTGAAGATAATTTTGTTAAGTTAGATGTTCGAACTATAGAAAAATGTGAATTTGATGAAATTTATAGAGCATTTATTAAATTGGAGTGTTAG